The following coding sequences lie in one Sinorhizobium fredii USDA 257 genomic window:
- a CDS encoding four-helix bundle copper-binding protein: protein MHHIDPKMQECIENCLACYRACLSTAMSHCLEAGGRHTEPHHFRLMMACAEICRTTAHFMLIGTPHHRHVCSECAEICSECAADCERIGDMAECVDACQRCAISCRQMAA, encoded by the coding sequence ATGCACCATATCGATCCGAAGATGCAGGAGTGCATAGAAAACTGCCTGGCCTGCTACCGGGCCTGTCTTTCGACGGCAATGAGTCATTGTCTGGAGGCGGGCGGCAGGCACACGGAGCCACATCATTTCCGGCTGATGATGGCCTGCGCCGAGATTTGCCGGACCACAGCGCATTTCATGCTGATCGGAACGCCCCATCACCGGCACGTCTGCAGCGAATGCGCAGAGATTTGCAGCGAATGCGCGGCTGACTGCGAACGCATCGGCGACATGGCCGAATGCGTCGACGCCTGCCAGCGCTGCGCCATAAGCTGCCGTCAGATGGCAGCCTGA
- a CDS encoding aldo/keto reductase: MRYNTLGRTGIQVSEICLGTMTWGSQNTPIEAHGQLDYAVERGVNFIDTAELYPTTPLSAETYGNTERIIGDWLAGRRRRDDVVLATKVAGSGRPYIRNGGPMTAEGIEEALDASLKRLKTDYVDLYQLHWPNRGHYHFRNAWSYDPSRQDKEHVAADLTAILDKLGDLVKAGKIRAIGLSNETAWGAMKMLDLSERHSLPRVATIQNEYNLLYRTYDLDLAELSHHEDVGLLAYSPLAAGLLTGKYLNGAKPLGSRLSINGDLGGRFTPHQEPAVAAYVALAREHGLDPAQMALAFCLTRPFMASVIIGATSIPQLKTDISAADIALPQDVLNGIRRLHRLYPAPI, from the coding sequence ATGCGCTACAACACGCTTGGCCGCACCGGCATCCAGGTTTCCGAAATCTGCCTCGGCACCATGACCTGGGGCTCCCAGAATACGCCGATCGAAGCCCACGGGCAGCTCGACTACGCAGTCGAACGGGGCGTCAACTTCATCGACACCGCCGAACTTTACCCGACGACGCCGCTGTCGGCCGAAACCTACGGGAATACCGAGCGCATCATCGGCGACTGGCTGGCAGGGCGTCGCCGGCGCGACGACGTGGTGCTTGCCACCAAGGTCGCCGGCTCCGGCCGTCCCTATATCCGCAACGGCGGACCGATGACAGCGGAGGGAATCGAAGAAGCCCTCGATGCCAGCCTCAAGCGGCTGAAGACCGACTATGTCGACCTCTACCAGCTTCACTGGCCCAACCGGGGCCACTACCACTTCCGCAACGCCTGGTCCTACGACCCGTCGCGGCAGGACAAAGAGCATGTCGCCGCCGATCTGACGGCCATTCTCGACAAGCTCGGCGATCTCGTGAAGGCCGGCAAGATCCGCGCCATCGGGCTTTCGAACGAAACCGCCTGGGGCGCGATGAAGATGCTCGACCTGTCGGAGAGGCACAGCTTGCCGCGCGTCGCGACAATCCAGAACGAGTACAATCTGCTTTACCGCACCTACGACCTCGATCTCGCCGAACTGTCGCATCACGAAGACGTCGGGCTGCTTGCCTATTCGCCGTTGGCGGCCGGCCTGTTGACAGGAAAATATCTCAACGGAGCAAAACCTCTCGGGTCGCGCCTGTCGATCAACGGCGATCTCGGCGGCCGCTTCACACCGCACCAGGAGCCGGCGGTCGCCGCCTATGTGGCGCTTGCGCGCGAGCATGGCCTCGACCCTGCGCAGATGGCGCTCGCCTTTTGCCTGACGCGCCCCTTCATGGCTTCCGTCATCATCGGCGCAACATCGATCCCGCAGTTGAAGACTGATATCAGCGCCGCTGACATCGCGCTCCCGCAGGACGTGCTGAACGGCATCCGGCGTCTGCATCGACTCTATCCGGCGCCGATCTGA